The genomic DNA CGCCCGCAGAGCTTTTACAAGGAGGCGCACCAGCGTATTTTTAAAGCCATACTGGCGCTGTTCGATAAATCCGAGCCCATCGATATCCTGACCGTGACGCACGAGCTGCGCGAGCAGGGTGAGCTGGAGCTGGCTGGCGGCGCATATTACGTTACGCAGCTGACCACCCGCGTAAACTCAGCCGCCAACATCGAGTACCACGCTCGTATCATCACCGAAAACTCTATCAAACGCGACCTGATCTCTATTTCCTCGGAAGTACTTTCGAGCGCCTTTGAAGATACTACCGACGTTTTTGACCTGCTGGATAAGACCGAGGCCAAACTCTACGAAGTATCGGAATCCAACATCCGCAAGAACTTCGACGACATGCGCTCGCTCATGCACCAGGCCATTAAAGAACTGGAAGAAAAGCGCAAGCAGTCGGATGGTTTAACGGGGGTTCCGAGCGGGCTGGTAGCGCTGGACCGCGTTACGTCAGGCTGGCAGAAATCGGATTTGGTTATACTTGCCGCCCGCCCCGCCATGGGTAAAACGGCATTCGTGCTCTCATGTATGCGCAATGCTGCCGTGGATTTTGGCAAAGGCGTGGCGATTTTCTCGCTCGAGATGTCGTCGCTGCAGTTGGTAAACCGTCTTATTTCGTCCGAAGCAGAGCTGGACTCGGAAAAGATCAAAAAGGGCAGCCTGGAAGATTATGAGTGGGCACAGCTCAACCATAAGATCGCCAAACTAACCGAAGCGCCTATTTTTATCGATGACACCCCGGGCCTTTCTATCCGCGAGCTGCGTACCAAGTGCCGTCGCCTAAAAGCGCAGTACGACATCCAGATGATCATTATCGACTACCTGCAGTTGATGAGCGGCAACGCCGACGGCAAAGGAGGCGGTAACCGCGAGCAGGAAATCGCCTCGATCTCGCGGGCTATGAAAATGCTGGCCAAAGAATTGAATGTGCCGGTTATTGCACTCTCGCAGCTAAGCCGCGCCGTAGAAACGCGTGGGGGCGACAAGCGCCCGCAGCTATCTGACCTTCGTGAATCAGGTTCTATTGAGCAGGACGCCGATATGGTGTGTTTCCTCTATCGTCCGGAGTATTACGGCATCACCGAAGACGAGATGGGTAACCCGACCGCGGGCGTAGGAGAGGTGATCATTGCCAAGCACCGGAACGGTTCGCTTGAAAACGTGCAGTTGAAATTTATTGGCAAGTATACCAAATTTACCAACCTCGACCACGACTTCGGCGGCGATGCGATGGGCAGCTTTAATGCCTTGCCTAACAGCACGTTCGATGCCGAAACGCCGGGCTCTATCCGGCTGGGCAGCCGCATGAACGACGGCGGGAAAAGCGGAGGCGGGTTCCCGTCATCCAATTTTGATGAAGAACCGCCGTTCTAAGAGAAAGTTACTTAGCTTATTATACTGATCCCAAGCCAAAGGGATGAGAAGCCGCTGCGCCGTTTGTGCCAGCGGCTTTTCTTTTGAAATGGGTTTTGCTGTTGTTTTATACTTGCTGCTATACTTATTAGTGGCTGTACCTCCGCATCTTTATACTTTGGCTATACTTGCAAGCTTGAGTCTGATGTGGTGGTTTATACTTCCGGCTATACTTGTTAGCTAGCTGTATTCCTCAGTTTTATACTAGTCTTGTTTCATCTTTAGCTTTGGAGCGCTCCAAGCCCGCAAGGGCTCGTCCTTTGGCATCGCGCTGTGGCGTGAAGCTGCTCCTCGCTGGCGCTGCGGGCTGCCCTACGAGCACTGCAACACACCAAGGCGTTCAACCCAAGGACTGGGAAGCTTTCGATAGCGGCTGTTTATACTTGAGCATAAATATAAGCTTCAACTTTATCTGTATTGCATTTAGGTAGGGACAGGTCGCGACCTGTCCGCGCGATGGCAGCTGCTATAAAAGTATAGCTGAAGTATAAGTATGAACTTTCCCTCCTTCCCTCCCTATGTTGTCATCCTGAAAGGATCCTGGTGGATGGGAGGTTAAGCCTTTCCTACGCATGTATTCTGTTGCTACCCATCTGCCCAAAGTCCCCCTTTGAAGGGGGGTAGGGGATGTTCTTCTTCCTCCTAAACTAAGCTGCTTATACTTCGGTTCAAGTATAATCTTACTCTCCATACCTCTTTCTTTGAGTCATCCTGAAAGGATTTTTGTAGAAAGCAGATGAAGCTATTAATACCCCGCTTATGCTTTAAGCATAATAACTACTTGCTCCCCTCCTTAGTAAAGGAAGGGTAGAGTGGTTGGACCCTGCATTGCAGCACTTATTACATCCAGGCTGTTACTCTTGCCACACCACTTTCTCGTCCAGTGGGATCTGGCGTTTGCCATCGGACTGTGGTTTGTCGGAGTAGCCAAGGTATAAAATGCCCAGCACCACATCCTCTTCGCGGAGCTGTAACATGGTTTTCATGGCCGGATGATAGGCCATACCGCCAGAGCCCCAGTAGGAGGCGATACCCAGGGCGGTGGCGCCCAGCAGCAAATTCTGGATGGCACAGGAGGTAGCGGCAATCTCCTCCAGGGCCGGGATCTTAGGCAGGTTGCCGCGTTGCATGTAGGCTACCAGCACATGCGAGGCCTGATCGCCCATGTGCAGCAGCTTCTCATACTTACTTTCATGATACTGATCAGGCAGGGTTTCCTGCAGGTAAAGATCGGCGTGGGCCTCGCAGAAAACCTTCACTTTCGGGCCGGCATAAACGATAAACCGCCACGGTTCGGTGTGTCCGTGCGTCGGAGCCCAATCGGCCAAGGCCAGTAGCTGCCATACCTGCTCATCGGGGACACGCTGCCCGTTCATGGCGGCTGGCTTGGTGGTTCTGCGGTTGCGGATGATGTGCGCAATGTGCTGATAGTGATCTTCCATAAATAGGATAAAATAAACGTTACATAATTACCTTAAGTTAGTACGTGCAATGTATTTTGCAGTCGTTCGTTAAACACACCTAATTGGGCGCAAAGCGCCGGAGGCAGGTGCCTGCATCGGAAGCCCTGGTTGTAACAGAAACCCGCTTTGCGTACCTTTAAGCGTGTTCTTGAATTCAAAAGAAGTTGTGCTATCTCATACATGGACTATAACAAACTATTCCGCAATATCCCTGAAGCGATCGTCGTGCTATCGCCTGGGTATAAAATTCTGGATGCCAGTGACCGGTACCTGGCCGTGACCATGCGCACACGGGAGCAGATCGTGGGGCGACATTTTTTGTTGGAGGCTTTTCCGGACAAAGACCGCTCTTACGAAGACAACCCGGTGCGGCAGGTGCTCGACAAAACCTGCCGCACAAAGCAGACCGAATATCTGGAAGTGATTCGGTACGACCTGCCGAAACCGGCCGAAGAAGGCGGCGGCTACGACACCCGCTACTGGGAAGCGGCCCATACTCCTGTGCTGGATGAAGATGGAAATGTGAGCTACATCATCCAGCGCACCTCCGATGTAACCGAGCGGGAAGTGGCCAAGCTAGCCTTGACGCAAAGCGAGGAGAAATTCCGGTTTATGGCTGAAACCTTGCCCCAGCTGATCTTTACCACAGATCCGAAGGGTAACTATACGTACTTTAACCAGCGCTGGACCAGGTTCACAGGCTTGCCCGTAAAAGAGCTCCTCGGCTCAGACTGGAAGCAGCTGGTGCACCCCGAGGACTTGCCCCTTGTAGAACAAAAATGGACTGAAGCGCTGCAGCAGGAATCGGAATTGCAGGTGGAATATCGCCTGAAAGAGAATGACGGCAACTACCGCTGGTGCCTGTGCCGCGTACTGCCCATGACGAACGATGCCGGCCGGATACTGATGTGGGTGGGCAGCGTCACCGACATCCATCATACCCGCCAGATGGTACAGGAGCTGCTAACTGCCAACGAGCAGATGGCGCACCTGTCTGACCAGGTGCAGAGCGCCTACACCAAAGCTGAAAAAGAGCGGAAGACCCTGGAACGGCTGATTATGCAGGCGCCGGCCATTTTCTGTGTTTTGGAAGGGCCCCAGCATCGGTTTGAGCTTGTAAATGCCAAGTATCAGCAGCTTTTCCCGAACCGGCGACTGGTAGGCAAACCCGTTGCCGAGGCGCTGCCCGAAGTGGTGGAGCAGGGCTTTATACAGCTGCTGGATGAGGTGTATAACACCGGAAAGGATTTTGTAGCCGAAGAAGTACAGGTTAAAATCGACCGGCAGGACACCGGGCTGCTGGAGGATATTTATTTGACGTTTAGCTACCAGCCCATTTTTGAGGACGACAAAATAACAGGCATTCTGGTGTTTGCCAACGATGTAACCCGGCAGGTAAAGTATAAACAAAAGTTACAGGAGCTGGAGAGCGCCCATCATGACACAAGACAGGAGTAGGAGGGAGACACGCCAGGCATGAATATAGCTCAGGTTGACATTCAGCAACTGCGGATAAAACACATCCTGTACAAGTCTAAAGTACGGTCGGTGCTTTATGGCGGAGTATACGATGCGGCATTCTTTTCGCACTCGGGCCCGGTAGATACCTGGTTCAGCACGATCGGGCGGGTGCGCTATAGCCAGGAGCCAGAGATGGACGCCCTCCTGAAAGTGCACCAGGAGCTGGACATTACCGTGAACCAGCTCTTCGGTTTGTATAAAGGAGGCAAAATAGAGGAGGCGCACGAACAGCTTAAAAGTGTGGAAAAGAGCTCCACACACTTTCTCTCGCTGCTGCAGCAGCTGGAAGCACGGCTGAAGGTGCTGGCATAAAAAAGCCTGTTTAACGAAGCGTTAAACAGGCTTTTTTATGCTTTAGATGGAAGTGCCGAGCTTATTTCAGCTTCAGGTCGGTGAGGATCTGCGCTACCTTGCGGCTTAATTGCTGCTCGGTGGCGTCATAGTCGGCGGCAGAGGCCAGCGGCTCGTTTACGCTGATATAGAACTTGATCTTGGGCTCCGTGCCCGACGGGCGTGCCGAGATCTTGCTACCATCTTCGGTCAGGTATTGCAGCACGTTCGAGCTTTCCAGGTCCAGTTTGTTCTCCTGGCTGCTGAGCACCAGTTTGCGCGTGCTGAACTTATAGTCGCTGATCTCCACTACCCGGGAGCCGGCAACGGTCTGCGGCGGGTTGCTGCGCATATCGGCCATCATCTGCTGAATTTCTTCCGCGCCGCGCTGTCCTTTTTTAGTGAACGATACCAGCTCCTCTTTGTAGAAGCCATACTTGGTATACATCTCCACCATCATCTCGAACAGGCTCTGGCCATTGTCTTTGGCAACGGCCGCCATCTCCGCAATCAGGGCGCAGGCCGAGATCGCATCTTTGTCGCGCACAAAATCGCCGATCATGTAGCCGTAGCTTTCTTCGCCGCCGCCAATGTATACTTCCTTGCCTTCCAGGGCGCGGATCTTCTCGGCAATGTACTTAAAGCCGGTCAGGGTTTCGTACATGGTTACATTATAGCTATCGGCAATCTTTTTGATCAGATCGGTGGTTACGATGGTTTTCACCACGAACTCTTTGCCAGTCAGTTTGCCCGCTTTTTGCCAGGCCTGTAGCAGGTAATTGATAAGCAGCGCGCCGGTTTGGTTGCCGTTCAGCAGCACAAACTCGCCTTTCAGGTTGCGCACTGCAATACCCACGCGGTCCGAATCCGGGTCAGTGGCCAGTACCAGGTCGGCATCAATTTCTTTGGCTTTGTTCAGGGCCAGCGTCATGGCTTCCTTTTCCTCCGGGTTCGGGTACACCACGGTCGGGAAGTTGCCGTTGGGCACCGCCTGCTCTTCTACCACGTGCACGTTGGTAAAGCCAAAACGTTGCAGCACTTCAGGTACCAGCGTGATGCCGGTGCCGTGCAGCGGCGTGAATACGATCTTCAGGTCGTGCTGGCGTTTAATAGCTTCCTGCGAAATGGACAGGCGCAGCACTTCTTGGATATAAGCCTCGTCCAGTTCCCTGCCAATCATCTGGATGTTAGCGGGGTTGGGCTCAAACTTAACTTCATCCACCGAGTGGATCTTGTTTACTTCGGCAATGATGTTCTTGTCGTGCGGTGCGGTTACCTGCGCGCCATCGTTCCAGTATACTTTATAGCCGTTGTACTCTTTGGGGTTGTGCGAGGCGGTTACCACCACACCGCTTTTGCAGCCCAGGTGGCGGATGGCAAACGAAAGCTCGGGGGTTGGGCGCAGCGCCTCGAAAAGGTATACTTTAATGCCGTTGGCCGAGAAGATATCGGCGGCAATGCGGGCAAACACGTCGGAGTTGTTGCGGCTGTCGTGGGCGATGGCCACGCTGATCGGCTCGTTAGGGAAGTTGTGCTTGAGGTAATTGCAAAGACCTTGGGTAGCCATACCCAAGGTATAACGGTTCATGCGGTTGCTGCCCGCCCCCATAATGCCACGCAGGCCCCCGGTGCCGAACTCCAGGTCGCGGTAAAAAGCATCCGACAGCGCTTCGTTCTCGTTGCGCTCCAGCATGCCGTTAATTTCATCTTTGGTGGCCTGGTCGTAGTTACCGGTAAGCCACGCGTCAATTTTCTGGCGTATAGTTGTTTCGATCATAGTCTTACTGTTGGTGTTGTAATTATAATATTAAATCTGCTACAAGGTTGATCTTCGTCTCAACCCCAACGTCTTTTTTTTATATCATCCTGAAAGGATCTTTTGAGCAAAAAGGAAAGGCTTAACCTCCTTGCTCCCAAGTTTCTTAACAGAATGACAAGAAATTTAAATCTCTAAATTTTAAAGAAAACCTCTTGCTATTGAAAGGGCAGGTTGAAAACAAGCGATACCTCCTATCCTACAAAAAATCACACCAGCGCTTGTTGTACTGACGCACATCCGGAAGCGCTGGTGTGAAATTATACTTCGAAATAAAGCAATCCAAGCCATTTTTACACGGCCTATACTTTGTTCCGGGCTTAAAGGTTTCCGCGCAGCGCCTGCTCGCGCTCGATGGCCTCGAACAGGGCTTTGAAATTACCTTTGCCAAACGAGCGGGCTCCTTTGCGCTGGATGATCTCAAAGAAAACGGTCGGGCGGTCTTCCACCGGCTTGGTGAAGATCTGCAGCAGGTAGCCTTCGTCGTCGCGGTCTACCAGCAGGTTCAGGTCTCTCAAATCCTGCATGTCTTCGTCGATGTGGCCGACGCGCTCCAGTAGATCCTGGTAATAGGTTTCGGGCACGCGCAGGAACTCCACGCCCCGGCGGCGCAGCTCACTTACCGTGTGCAGGATATTATCGGTGGCAACCGCAATGTGCTGTACGCCGGCGCCGCGGTAAAACTCCAGGTACTCATCTATCTGCGATTTCTTTTTGCCGGCTGCCGGTTCATTTATCGGGAATTTGATGTAGCCGTTGCCGTTCGATACCACTTTCGACATCAGGGCGGTATACTCGGTGCTGATATCGTTATCATCGAATGTGAGGAGCAGTTTGAAGCCCATTACATCTTCATAGAACTTCACCCACTCGTTCATGCGGCCCAGCTCCACGTTGCCCACACAGTGGTCTACATACTTGAGGCCCACCGGTTCTGCGGCCACCCCGGACGAACGTGGCTCGTAGCCGGGCATAAACACGCCGTTATAGTTTTTGCGCTCCACAAACGTATGGATGGTGTCGCCATAAGTATGGATAGAAGCCAATTTCACTTCGCCATGCGCATCGGTTAATGTCCGTGGCTCGCTAGCTGGTTTGGCGCCGCGGGCTACCGTACCACGGAACGCTTCTTCGGCGTCATCCACCCAAAGGGCCAGTACTTTTACCCCATCGCCGTGCAGGTGCACATGTTGTGCAATGTCAGAATCCGGGTAAATAGCGGTTGTCAGCACCAGGCGTATTTTTTCCTGCTGCACGACATAAGAAGCGCGGTCGCGCACGCCGGTTTCAGGGCCGGCATAGGCCACCAGTTTAAAGCCGAAAGCGGTCTGGTAAAAGTGCGCCGCCTGCTTGGCATTTCCCACATAAAACTCGATGTGATCGGTGCCGTTGAGGGGCAGAATATCTGTTGCCATAGTATGATTCGGGGTTATAATAGGAATAACGTAAAAATACAGCTTTTCGTGGTAGAATAAAATCTTGGGTGCCGGATAACAAATTATCAAAGCCAATGCTTGCAATTACTACGGCATGTTGGCAACTTTGTAAAAAAACAGACACCACATGAACGCAAAAGACCTGAATAACGCCATTGTTGCCATACTGGAAAAGAAGCAGGAGTTGAACGCATTAGATTACAACGATGCGCGTTATGACGACATGGAGGAGGAGTTGCACGACCTGGAAGACGACTTTAACGAAGAATACGGCGAGTACCTGGAAGACGTGCTGGAAGATGTGCACGGCAAGCTGAAGTCGGATGCCGATATCCTGCTGCCTACCGCTTACCTGGCCAGCTCGCTGGACGGTACCGAGCGCGACGACGATGAGAAAGAAGGCGTATGGGTAGAGTCGGATTCGTTTCCGGGCGTAGAAATGCGTTTGGTGCTGGTTGCTAATCCGCCGCGCATGCTGCTGATCCTGGCTGACCAGGAGCGCGTGCTCTGGACTGCCGAGTAAATTTATACTTACGGGCAGCTGCAGGGTATACATGTATGGTATACTTGTCCTGAAGTTCGTCGCCCTGAAATTAGAAGCAATAAAACGAGGCCTGTTCCGTGAGGAGCAGGCCTCGTTTTATTTTGGTGGAAGGGGAAGTGTCTTAGAACTTTTGCAACACCGGTAAAACGCTTATGCGTTGATAATCAGGTTGTTTTTTGCTCTTTTTGTTTGTAGCAGGCCGGCCTATCATGCTGGGCAGCACTTATAAGCGCCATACTTCAGAGCGCAAACACATAGCTTAACTGCTCCACGCAGTAACCGGTCATAACCTGAAAAGCTCCTAAAGTATACAGCCAGGCGCCATTGCACGTATACAACTCACGTCTATATACAACGTGGACCAATATGAGCAATACCAATACCAGGGCCGTTACCGGAGCAGGATTACTCGTTGCGCTGGGTATTATTTATGGTGATATCGGGACCTCCCCGCTTTACGTGATGAAGGCCATTGTAGGCAACAGGCCAATTAGCCAGGTGCTGGTGTATGGAGGCATTTCATGTGTTTTCTGGACGCTTACGCTGCAGACTACCGTAAAGTATGTCATCTTAACCCTGCAAGCCGACAACAACGGGGAAGGGGGCATTTTCTCGCTGTATACCCTGATCCGGCGGCGGGCTACCTGGCTGGTGATCCCGGCCATGATCGGCGGCGCCGCTTTGCTGGCTGACGGCATCATTACGCCTCCTATTTCGGTGGCTTCTGCTATAGAAGGCTTGCGTATTCTTTATCCCCATCTGCCAACCGTGCCCATCGTGATAGCCATCATTACGGGTATTTTCCTGTTGCAAAGCTTTGGCACCCAGGTGGTGGGTAAAATATTCGGGCCGGTTATGTTGTTGTGGTTCAGTATGCTGGGCATTTTGGGAGCCGCCTCCATCCTGTACCACCCGGCTGTCCTGCATGCTTTAAACCCCATGTTTGCTTACGAGCTGCTGGTAAACTACCCGGGCGGCTTCTGGCTATTAGGGGCTGTATTTCTGTGCACCACCGGAGCCGAAGCCTTGTACTCCGACCTGGGGCATTGCGGCAGGCCCAACATTCGGGTTAGCTGGATATTTGTGAAAACCTGTTTGCTGCTGAATTATTTTGGGCAGGGCGCCTGGCTAATGCAGCAGGAGGGAGAACGCGTGCAAACCAACCCCTTTTATGGGCTGATGCCCGGCTGGTTCCTGCTGATCGGGATCAGCATTGCTACCGTGGCCGCCATCATTGCCAGCCAGGCGCTTATCAGCGGGTCTTTCACCCTGATCAGCGAGGCAACGCGACTGAATCTCTGGCCCAAGGTCAAAATTATGTTCCCTACCAACCTGCAGGGGCAGCTCTTTGTACCAAGTATAAACAGGCTCTTATGGATCGGCTGTGTGGGCATCGTGCTACACTTCCGGGAGTCGGCTAACATGGAAGCGGCATATGGCCTGGCTATTACGCTGGCCATGATCTCAACTACCATTCTGTTAAGTTACTTCCTCTATGCCAGAGTGAAAGTGGCGGGCATTGCGATCATGGTCTTTTGCTTTTATTTGCTGCTGGAAGGCTCGTTTCTCTTTGCCAACCTCGAAAAGTTTCCGCACGGTGGCTGGGTTTCGCTCCTGATGGCTAGCCTTTTGCTCAGTGTGATGTATGTCTGGATCAAAGCCTTCGATATTAAGCGCCGGCTAACCGAAGATGTCCGCTTAAAAAAGTACCTGCCCGCCCTCAAGGAGCTAAGCACAGATAAATCGGTGCCCAAGTATGCCACCCACCTGATCTACATGACAAGTGCGCAGCATCCACGGGAAATAGAAAGCAAGATCATGTATTCTATATTTCAGAAGAGGCCGAAGCGGGCTGATATTTACTGGTTTTTGCATGTCAACACCACCGACAGCCCTTATACCATGGAATACAAGGTCCGGATCATCGAACCTGCCGACGTGGTGCGCATTGATTTTATGCTGGGCTTCCGGGTAGAACAGCGCATTAACCTGTTTTTCCGCAAAGTGGTCGAGGAACTTGTACGCCAGGGCGAAGTAGATATTACCAGCCGCTACGAATCGCTCAGCCGGCATAATGTAATTGGTGATTTCCGGTTTGTCGTGCTCGAGAAATTCCTTTCCTACGAAAATGACCTACCTTTTAAAGAGCAGCGCATCATGGAGATGTATTATTTCATAAAGCAATTCTTACCCTCCGAAACCGAATGGTTCGGGCTGGACACCAGCGATGTGACCGTGGAGAAAGTACCCATCATTATCAGACCTGTCGATCTGCCGGAGCTTAAACGCATCAAGTAGCTTAAAAACAGCCACCCGAGGCTGTGCAAAAGGGCTTTCTGATCATTAGTCCTGGCTTATAGCAAAGTATAGCGAGCTAGTTGTTAAACTCACAAAAATGCCATAACACCCCGGATGGGTCATTCATAAAGAACTCTTTACCCCAATCCTGAAGCTTGATTTCTGTAAACCGTACGCCTTTGTATTGCTGCTGCAAATTTTTTCCCTGCAGTTCTGCCGCGCATTTTGCAATGTCGTCTACTTCCAACGACACCATCGAATTATTTACCCACTCTTCCACATAATAGTCCTGCAAATAAAAGCTTAGCGTTTCAGATACCTTAAACAGGCTCATCTTGTCATTAAGTATAACTTCCTCAAAGGCAAGGGCGCGGTAGAATTCCCGTGATTCCTGGTAATCTTTTGCGCCCACAAACGGGCGAAGTGCTTTTGGCTGGTAGGTCATAGTTTTTTAGTTAGCTGATTTAAATGAGAAAAGTTGAGAGTGCGCTGTGTAAAAGATGTGATATATTATGTTCAGTATAAAACGAGAAGGAGAGTGAAATAAATGGCTTCAAGTCTCCAACTGGGCTAAAAAGAAAAAAGGCCTTCTACAAACTGTAAAAGACCTTTTCGTCGGAGTGGCGGGATTCGAACCCACGACCTCCAGCACCCCATGCTGGCGCGATACCAGGCTACGCTACACCCCGGGTAAGTATAACATCCAAGGAATCAGTTCTTCACAAGGCGTTCATACTTTAAGCGTTCACAAATGTACATATTTCGGAATATTTTACCAATCATTTGAAAATTTTGGTAAGCCCAAAAATCTTATTTTATCTGAATAAATCGAAGATTTCGGGCGAAGCGCAATTGCGGCAGGCAGCAGTTATCCTGGTTTAAAAACCGCCGCATTGGGAGGAATAAAAAGCGCCCTTTTACAAGAGTTGTAAAAGGGCGCTTTGCGTAATAGCCCCGCATACTTGCGGATAGCTTAAAAGCAGCTTTTCAGCAACGGGTTAATTCCATCCACCACCCAAGGCCCGGTAAATAGTAACCCGGGCGCTCATCTGCTGCATTTTGGTTTCGATCAACTCAAACTTCGATTCCAGAGCATCGCGCTGGGTCAGGAGCACCTCCATATAGTCGGCCCTGGCCGAACGGAAAAGGTCGTTTGAGATCGAAATTGATTGGGTAAGTGCCTCCACCTGCCGGGCTTTTAAGTCGTAGCTTTTCGCCAGGTTCTGGTTCCTGGCGAGCTGATTGGCCACCTCGATGTACGCATTCAGCACGGCGCGTTCGTAGTTGTAAACTGCCTGTATCTGCTTTGCGTTGGCGCTGAAGTACGTTGCCTTAATGGCATTCCGGTTGATGAGCGGGGCAGTTAAGTCCCCAGCCAGCGAGTATAGCAACGACTCGGGCGACTTGATCAGGTAAGACGGGTTAAATGCCTGGAAGCCGATGCCTGCCGTGATGCCAATGGACGGATAAAACCGCGCTTTAGCTACTTTTACATCCAGCCTGGCCGCAGCCAGATCCAGTTCAGCCTGTTTGATGTCGGGGCGGTTCTGCAACAGTTGCGCCGGTATGCCGGCCTGCATGCGTTCGGGCACCATGTCGATCAAAGGCTGTGTGCTGCGCTGGATAGGTTGCGGGTAGCGGCCCAGCAGGAAGTTGAGCCTGTTCTCCGTTTCAGTGATCTTTTGCGCGATCTCATACTGCAGGCTCTGCGTGCTGAGCAGCTCCGCCTCAAACTTGCGCACAGCCAGCTCCGTTACCTTGGCAGCCTGCTTCTGCAGCTTTACGGTTTCCAGGGCGTTGGTCTGAATGCCGATGTTCTGCTGCACAATAGCCAGTTGGTTGTCGAGGGCCAGTAATTCATAGTAGGAGTTGGCGATCTCAGACACCAGGTTGGTCACCATAAAGTTTTTCCCCTCTACCGACGACAGGTACCGGGCCACCGCTGCTTTATTTGCATTGTGCAGCTTGTTCCAGATATCCACCTCCCACGTAGCATAGGCGCCCACCAGGAAATCGGGGAGGGGCTCGGGCATTTCTTTATCCCGGTCTATGTTGGTGTTCGCCTCCATGGCGCCAATGTTGGTATACCGGGCCACCTTATCTACGCCGGCTGCCCCGCGCACGCCCACCGCGGGCAGGTACTCACCTTTCGTGGCCCTTACTTCGTTTTTAGCAACCTCGATTTCCTGCAAGGTGATGTTCAGCTCCTGGTTGTGCTGCAGGGCCGTATCGATCAGGGCACTCAGGTAAGGATCAGTAAAATACTGTTTCCACTGCACCTGTGCGGTATTGGTGGTATCCTGCGAGTTGTTGTAACTCGCAGGAACCGGTGTGTTTACTGTTTTCTCAACGACAGCGGGCGTTTTACAAGCCGAGAAAGTTAGCGCAGCAAACGCAACTCCAAGGCTTTGGTATACTAGTTTTTTATACATGATTTTCATTTTCTTCGATCAGGACATTTCTTTGAATGTGAGGAAAACTCTCACTGGCATAGTCGTAATCTTCTGTGAGCGGGGTTTCATGCTCGTCCCTGATCAGGTGACGGCCGTCGGCCATTTTAGCGAATATGTAGTATAAACCCGGGATGATCACGACGCCAAAAATGGTACCGAACAACATCCCGCCCAGGGCAGAAGCGCCAATGGTGCGGTTCCCGATTGCGCCTGCGCCGGTGGCCACGATCAGCGGGGTCAGGCCGGCCACAAACGCAAACGA from Pontibacter liquoris includes the following:
- the dnaB gene encoding replicative DNA helicase codes for the protein MEEMKMNVRPTGNRNGWQKKAPLVSELGKKPPQALDLEEAVLGALMLEKDALTNVIDILRPQSFYKEAHQRIFKAILALFDKSEPIDILTVTHELREQGELELAGGAYYVTQLTTRVNSAANIEYHARIITENSIKRDLISISSEVLSSAFEDTTDVFDLLDKTEAKLYEVSESNIRKNFDDMRSLMHQAIKELEEKRKQSDGLTGVPSGLVALDRVTSGWQKSDLVILAARPAMGKTAFVLSCMRNAAVDFGKGVAIFSLEMSSLQLVNRLISSEAELDSEKIKKGSLEDYEWAQLNHKIAKLTEAPIFIDDTPGLSIRELRTKCRRLKAQYDIQMIIIDYLQLMSGNADGKGGGNREQEIASISRAMKMLAKELNVPVIALSQLSRAVETRGGDKRPQLSDLRESGSIEQDADMVCFLYRPEYYGITEDEMGNPTAGVGEVIIAKHRNGSLENVQLKFIGKYTKFTNLDHDFGGDAMGSFNALPNSTFDAETPGSIRLGSRMNDGGKSGGGFPSSNFDEEPPF
- a CDS encoding nitroreductase family protein; its protein translation is MEDHYQHIAHIIRNRRTTKPAAMNGQRVPDEQVWQLLALADWAPTHGHTEPWRFIVYAGPKVKVFCEAHADLYLQETLPDQYHESKYEKLLHMGDQASHVLVAYMQRGNLPKIPALEEIAATSCAIQNLLLGATALGIASYWGSGGMAYHPAMKTMLQLREEDVVLGILYLGYSDKPQSDGKRQIPLDEKVVWQE
- a CDS encoding PAS domain-containing protein, with translation MDYNKLFRNIPEAIVVLSPGYKILDASDRYLAVTMRTREQIVGRHFLLEAFPDKDRSYEDNPVRQVLDKTCRTKQTEYLEVIRYDLPKPAEEGGGYDTRYWEAAHTPVLDEDGNVSYIIQRTSDVTEREVAKLALTQSEEKFRFMAETLPQLIFTTDPKGNYTYFNQRWTRFTGLPVKELLGSDWKQLVHPEDLPLVEQKWTEALQQESELQVEYRLKENDGNYRWCLCRVLPMTNDAGRILMWVGSVTDIHHTRQMVQELLTANEQMAHLSDQVQSAYTKAEKERKTLERLIMQAPAIFCVLEGPQHRFELVNAKYQQLFPNRRLVGKPVAEALPEVVEQGFIQLLDEVYNTGKDFVAEEVQVKIDRQDTGLLEDIYLTFSYQPIFEDDKITGILVFANDVTRQVKYKQKLQELESAHHDTRQE
- a CDS encoding histidine kinase — encoded protein: MNIAQVDIQQLRIKHILYKSKVRSVLYGGVYDAAFFSHSGPVDTWFSTIGRVRYSQEPEMDALLKVHQELDITVNQLFGLYKGGKIEEAHEQLKSVEKSSTHFLSLLQQLEARLKVLA
- a CDS encoding phospho-sugar mutase codes for the protein MIETTIRQKIDAWLTGNYDQATKDEINGMLERNENEALSDAFYRDLEFGTGGLRGIMGAGSNRMNRYTLGMATQGLCNYLKHNFPNEPISVAIAHDSRNNSDVFARIAADIFSANGIKVYLFEALRPTPELSFAIRHLGCKSGVVVTASHNPKEYNGYKVYWNDGAQVTAPHDKNIIAEVNKIHSVDEVKFEPNPANIQMIGRELDEAYIQEVLRLSISQEAIKRQHDLKIVFTPLHGTGITLVPEVLQRFGFTNVHVVEEQAVPNGNFPTVVYPNPEEKEAMTLALNKAKEIDADLVLATDPDSDRVGIAVRNLKGEFVLLNGNQTGALLINYLLQAWQKAGKLTGKEFVVKTIVTTDLIKKIADSYNVTMYETLTGFKYIAEKIRALEGKEVYIGGGEESYGYMIGDFVRDKDAISACALIAEMAAVAKDNGQSLFEMMVEMYTKYGFYKEELVSFTKKGQRGAEEIQQMMADMRSNPPQTVAGSRVVEISDYKFSTRKLVLSSQENKLDLESSNVLQYLTEDGSKISARPSGTEPKIKFYISVNEPLASAADYDATEQQLSRKVAQILTDLKLK
- the hppD gene encoding 4-hydroxyphenylpyruvate dioxygenase; translation: MATDILPLNGTDHIEFYVGNAKQAAHFYQTAFGFKLVAYAGPETGVRDRASYVVQQEKIRLVLTTAIYPDSDIAQHVHLHGDGVKVLALWVDDAEEAFRGTVARGAKPASEPRTLTDAHGEVKLASIHTYGDTIHTFVERKNYNGVFMPGYEPRSSGVAAEPVGLKYVDHCVGNVELGRMNEWVKFYEDVMGFKLLLTFDDNDISTEYTALMSKVVSNGNGYIKFPINEPAAGKKKSQIDEYLEFYRGAGVQHIAVATDNILHTVSELRRRGVEFLRVPETYYQDLLERVGHIDEDMQDLRDLNLLVDRDDEGYLLQIFTKPVEDRPTVFFEIIQRKGARSFGKGNFKALFEAIEREQALRGNL